Proteins encoded within one genomic window of Pseudorasbora parva isolate DD20220531a chromosome 3, ASM2467924v1, whole genome shotgun sequence:
- the paqr3a gene encoding progestin and adipoQ receptor family member 3a yields MPSAKVLKNTQYIELGSYQYWPVLVPRGIRLYTYEQVPGFLRENPYITDGYRAYLTSRLCIKSIFILSNETVNIWSHLLGFFLFFMLGVYDLLVVLPTLGASREDYVIYSIGLFCFQVCMLCSVGYHLFCCHRSEKNCRRWMALDYAGISIGIIGCYVPGVFYAFYCNNYWRQVYLVTVLAMMLAVFFAQIHPHYLTKKWQKLRSVIFCAVAGYGLIPTFHWIWLSGGFSSDIVQEFIPRVLTMYVLAVAAIIFYMSKVPERYFPGQLNYLGSSHQVWHILVVLMFYWWHQSALFITNYRHSHPCPDYHLRS; encoded by the exons ATGCCATCAGCAAAGGTGCTGAAGAATACCCAGTACATTGAATTGGGCAGTTACCAGTACTGGCCTGTTCTGGTGCCCAGAGGAATCCGCCTTTACACTTACGAGCAGGTGCCGGGATTCCTACGGGAAAATCCTTATATCACTGATGGCTACAGAGCCTATCTGACCTCTAGACTGTGCATTAAAAG CATTTTCATTCTGTCCAATGAGACTGTAAACATCTGGAGTCATCTGTTGGGGTTCTTCCTGTTCTTCATGCTGGGAGTGTATGACTTGTTGGTGGTGTTGCCGACGTTAGGAGCTTCCAGAGAAGATTATGTTATCTACTCTATAGGCCTCTTCTGCTTCCAG GTGTGCATGCTGTGTTCTGTGGGCTATCACCTGTTCTGCTGCCACCGATCCGAGAAAAACTGCCGCCGATGGATGGCACTGGACTATGCGGGAATCTCCATCGGAATCATTGGCTGTTACGTTCCAGGAGTTTTCTACGCATTCTACTGCAATAAT TACTGGCGGCAGGTGTACCTGGTAACCGTTCTGGCCATGATGTTGGCAGTGTTCTTCGCCCAGATACACCCTCATTACTTGACCAAGAAGTGGCAGAAGCTTCGCTCTGTTATATTCTGTGCTGTAGCGGGATACGGCCTAATCCCCACCTTTCATTGGATCTGGCTCAGTGGGGGTTTCAGCTCAGACATAGTCCAG gaatttATTCCCAGAGTGCTGACAATGTATGTACTTGCTGTAGCTGCTATCATCTTCTACATGTCAAAAGTTCCAGAGCGTTATTTTCCAg GTCAGCTGAACTACTTGGGCTCCAGCCATCAGGTCTGGCACATTCTGGTGGTGCTCATGTTCTACTGGTGGCATCAGTCTGCACTTTTCATAACCAACTACCGTCACTCTCACCCTTGCCCAGACTACCATCTTCGCTCCTAA